A window of the Hordeum vulgare subsp. vulgare chromosome 5H, MorexV3_pseudomolecules_assembly, whole genome shotgun sequence genome harbors these coding sequences:
- the LOC123396787 gene encoding probable trehalose-phosphate phosphatase 7, with protein MHEWRAFSPFLRSNLPCPKLVIALATSAPPPTTSAPPSATTASCLRSSTIDHDLHGIPGHHDRVAHRAPHVPARAPHLPALPPGSAVGCATADASKTSATAGPPTPRPGFASSLRFPPSINNPPPASTQNTNHFLFTLSSLRTFSAFQSPPDSIDRGPLLPEASSSPRACACACLIYMAQTSVVVSEVGITATAATATACPCPGSLFPYPPPRAGMAVSRKCLRAAQAELGAGMLSGLVESMRASSPTHARAAAALAAGVDDEHAAWMARHPSALAKFEEIVAASKGKQIVMFLDYDGTLSPIVDDPDAAFMSETMRMAVRSVAKHFPTAIVSGRCRDKVFEFVKLAELYYAGSHGMDIKGPAKSSSGHAKSKAKGVLFQPASEFLPMIEEVHQRLIEETKHVAGAKVENNKFCVSVHFRCVDEKSWGALAETVKGVMREYPKLRMSQGRMVFEVRPTIKWDKGKALEFLLESLGFADCSNVLPVYIGDDRTDEDAFKVLRRRGQGVGILVSKHPKDTSASFSLQEPAEVMEFLLRLVEWKQLSRARLRLRRQAHA; from the exons ATGCACGAATGGCGCGCCTTCTCGCCTTTCCTCCGCTCTAACCTCCCGTGCCCCAAACTAGTGATCGCACTTGCAACCTCCGCTCCTCCGCCGACGACCTCCGCTCCGCCGTCAGCGACAACCGCGAGTTGCCTCCGCTCCTCCACCATCGACCACGACCTTCATGGAATCCCCGGCCACCACGACC GTGTCGCGCACCGAGCCCCACACGTCCCCGCGCGGGCCCCGCACCTGCCCGCGCTGCCACCTGGTTCCGCGGTGGGCTGCGCGACGGCCGACGCGTCCAAGACATCGGCGACGGCGGGGCCGCCCACCCCCCGCCCCGGATTCGCCTCTTCCCTTCGCTTCCCTCCATCTATAAATAACCCGCCCCCCGCCTCCACACAAAACACCAATCATTTCCTCTTCACTCTCTCTTCTCTTCGCACCTTTTCTGCCTTCCAAAGCCCCCCTGATTCCATCGATCGAGGTCCTCTCCTCCCCgaagcttcttcttctcctcgtgctTGTGCTTGTGCTTGCTTGATATATATGGCGCAGACGAGCGTGGTCGTGTCAGAGGTGGGCATCACGGCGACCGCGGCCACGGCCACGGCGTGCCCCTGCCCGGGGTCGCTGTTCCCGTACCCGCCGCCGCGTGCCGGGATGGCCGTGAGCCGGAAGTGCCTGCGGGCGGCGCAGGCGGAGCTTGGCGCGGGGATGCTCAGTGGCCTGGTCGAGTCCATGCGGGCGTCGTCCCCCACGCACGCCAGGGCCGCTGCCGCCCTCGCTGCCGGCGTCGACGACGAGCACGCGGCCTGGATGGCCAGGCACCCCTCCGCCCTGGCCAAGTTCGAGGAGATCGTGGCCGCCTCCAAAGGGAAGCAGATCGTCATGTTCCTCGACTACGACGGCACACTGTCCCCCATCGTCGATGACCCCGACGCCGCCTTCATGAGCGAGACG ATGCGGATGGCCGTGCGCAGCGTGGCCAAGCACTTCCCGACGGCGATCGTCAGTGGTCGGTGCCGCGACAAG GTGTTTGAGTTCGTGAAGCTGGCGGAGCTCTACTACGCCGGCAGCCACGGCATGGACATCAAGGGCCCGGCCAAATCCTCTTCCGGGCACGCAAAGTCCAAG GCCAAAGGAGTTCTCTTCCAACCAGCAAGCGAGTTCCTGCCCATGATAGAAGAG GTGCATCAACGCCTGATAGAGGAGACCAAGCACGTAGCCGGCGCCAAGGTGGAGAACAACAAGTTCTGCGTCTCCGTCCACTTCAGATGCGTCGACGAAAAG AGCTGGGGCGCGCTGGCGGAGACGGTGAAGGGGGTGATGCGGGAGTACCCGAAGCTGCGCATGTCGCAGGGGCGGATGGTGTTCGAGGTGCGGCCCACCATCAAGTGGGACAAGGGCAAGGCCCTCGAGTTCCTGCTCGAGTCGCTGGGCTTCGCCGACTGCAGCAACGTGCTGCCCGTCTACATCGGCGACGACCGCACCGACGAGGACGCCTTCAAGGTGCTGCGGCGGAGGGGCCAGGGCGTCGGGATCCTCGTCTCCAAGCACCCCAAGGACACCAGCGCATCCTTCTCGCTGCAGGAGCCCGCCGAGGTCATGGAgttcctcctccgcctcgtcGAGTGGAAGCAGCTCTCCAGGGCGCGCCTCAGGCTGCGGCGACAGGCCCACGCCTGA